The Ipomoea triloba cultivar NCNSP0323 chromosome 4, ASM357664v1 DNA segment tttctatgttattaatataatacttggtaaataaatatataacattattttggagtataactttgatatttaattacaagatagtgtaaaaagaaaacaatgaacaaagtagtgaatataattaattaataaatttgaaggtaaagaatctttgcattatagaaaatatagacaatataactaatgaaatcatatctcttttgaaatttttcgataatgaatatttttgtttttgaataaaggcatggTAGACATCAAATTATAaaggaataagggccaaattggccactgaacgtaatgGAATAGTGCAATCAGGCCACTGGACCTAAAAAACATGCAATTAACCCACTCAACAGCACAAATGCCTCTGAATTCACCTGCTAGCCGGTTTCCACCGTTTCTTTTCGGTTGAGCGCTGAGTTGGCTGATGACATGGCATTAGTAAGCAGCAGTTGTCCTACTTTTCCTGACCCACACCACGCTCTCATCTTTATCCACACTCCATCGGTCAAATTGAAAACTCCAAGTTTGGTAAACTACACCCACAAATTCGGAGTCTGCCATAACTTTTCTTGTTTCCTACTCCATTGTCTTCTTTGCAAGCTTCCGATTCTTCTGTCGATAAGGAGCTCCAACAATGGCGACGCCATGGTTCTGGATCCTAACCCTATTCCCAAGCCTTATTTGGAGGTTCCGGCGACCCGAACCGACGCGTCCAATCAGGACGTGTCGTTCGATCTCTACGCGCGACTGAATCGCTGCAGAGGCAGTTGGAATTCATCGAGATACAAGAGGAATACGTCAAGGATGAACTGAAGAACCTGAGGCAAGAGCACCTCCGAGCGCAGGAGAAACTTAAGCGGATCCAGTCGATGCCGCTTGTAATTGGGCAGTTTATGGAGATGATCAACCAGAACAACTCTTTCGTCGGCTCCTCTACTGGTTCCAATTACTATGTTCGGATTCTAAGCACCATTAACAGGGAGTTTCTCAACACCGTCGTCGGAGTGTGTGGAGAAGATTTTCGAGTCGAAAGAGGTGCCTTCGTGGTGGAATCAGCTGACTTTTAGGGCTTTCTGCGTCATTTTCGTCTTGGACGTTCTCTTCACTTTCATAGTCATGAAGCTCAACCTCACCACTGGATTATCCCTTCTCTGATTGTCTATGCTGCTTGCTGGGCTTCTTCTTTGTCAAGACTTGGACAAAGTTTCTTGAAAAATCTGACTTCATGAAGCAGCCCTTTACCAAGCAAGAAAATACTGTGATTCAGATCTGTGTCGTAACTTCCTCCGGCATAGCCTTTAGCGGTAAggtaatcaatttttttttttttacttatttcttGAAATTATACCATCATCGTATGTGATTCATCATTTACTACTCCTTTGAAAGGCATTGGGGATTTCTGATTGAAGCAAGAGGAAGGTTTGGTAATTTTTGATTGAATCggtttgggattttttttttcgatttgaGAATTTCCGTCGTTTCGCTTACACTCTAGAAGTAACcaacataaggaaaataaatgaAGTACACTCTGaaagtaacaaaaaaataaggaaaataaataaagctaCCTACTAATGCCATGTCATCAGCCAACTCAGCGCTCAACCGGAAAGAAACGGTGGAAACCGGCTAGCAGGTGAATTCAGAGGCATTTGTGCTGTTGAGTgggttaattgcactttttttagGTCCAATGGCATGATTGCACTAtcgcgttacgttcagtggctaatttggcccttattccaattataaattaaagaaatgtatatgtattattttttgttgtaactactaatttatttaatttaataagaataatagagtggtacttacttttgaataatatactctaacatattcgtagtatatgttcaacaattatgccaactttgattgggatgaggttcgaacctaagacctttcttagaaattaatggataagttaaaagttacggagaagagaatatttaactgataatcataaaattaacGATCAATTAAGAAatatcaaggaaaaatataaatctaaacaatctaaaCCATCcgtttgatttaataatttgaccgtcatttttctacccattacaggcctctcttttttttgctcatattagtgtgtgtgtgtgtgtgtgtttgtgtgtgtgtgtgtgtgtgtgtgtgtgatcaCTATCTAAGATTGTGCATTGAGTTAATCTCGTTAATGTGTAATAGTCCGCAAATGCAACGAGCTTGATCTTTGGCATGCGATTCgctctgatatcaaattgaaacatgtgttcAATCTCAACTAATAGTCAAATtctacatttatgtttataattttatattacatGCTCAACACAAGAAAAGATTATCAACGCTTACTAGAAGGAAAATTGAAAGGGTTTACTTGTTAATAACATAGCATTATTAATTTGTAGATCAACCCTAGCTCAATTGGCAAGtaagctctctttgtggggaagaattttgggagaatcCGGGTTTGATTCTCACAAGCGACCATTTTCCCTGGGCTAGCACGACCGTTAAATggacagagaaagaccctgtgaatttaccaacaaaaaaatttgTAGATCAAGTTTAAGATttgattccttttttttttttttttggtaatcatgtcattttaattatataatggaTTGACAAAATTTAGTTATAGGGtatttggttggaaggaaggaattaaggagagaaattaattgtaattcggtgataaaagaataaagtatgaattcaaattacattgtttggtatgaaagaataaaattattaggaATGAGAATGAAAGGAGttgtataaagactaaaatatcattgtgtaataataataataataataataataataataataatcaatggtAAACACAATttagggaattgcaattccatcgATTAgtgtttaacaaattaaaatgagaaaattacAATTCGATGGAAgtacaattccctccaaccaaacactaatttAGGTGGCCAAAAAAGTgtattgtaattgaattgcaacTACATCTCATCAAACAACCGATTAGTAAAAATTAGGAGCGTTAAACATGTATTTTGAAGGTAATCTCAAGGTGCCAAAAAGTTTCAAAGTTTAAATGACGCATATTAAGAAGTTGGAACACAAAGATTGGCTTTAATTATGGAGAGAATAAAGTGAGGATTCGAGGCTTAGTCCTAAAGATAgggaataaattaaatttgagttgACTATTCTAATTTCTAATCCCATTCCCCATTCCCCGCACTATCCATTTTCATTTAAGGCGCCGTTTTCTTTAGCGCGATTCATGGCCCATAGTAACGCCAATTGCGCCATTCATTCTCAACTCTAAAATTTCAAACGCTATGCTAGGACCGCTTGGTCTTacaaaaaggtaaaaaaaaaaaaaaaaaaaaaaaatcaactacgGAGTACTAGTAGTgtgattgtaaatttgtaactctattttttattctctttttgCTTCACCCCAACCTCAAAGGCTCTCCACGCTCCAGTTCGATAAAGTATCTAGGAAGAtttaaatcatggtaactcaattgATCTTTTCTCTCAAACTTCACCCATTTGACCAGTTGAGTTGTCCATGCGGACAATTGTAACtctattattatcattataaatgAATGATTATAATATCGAACCTTACATCTATAAAATCAtggatgttttaaaaaaaatagttatttagcTATCTGGTTGTCGTATCCTACTTAAAATGaattggtgataagtaagtAAGAAtcaaccatttaaccacatctctCCATGGTAAGTCATGACACTACTTCTGAAATCGGGCTGGGGTTGAACTCGGCCGACGCCCAACAACTATTAGCTAGAGCAGCCTAttaattttcttggtttgagtcggttagctatatatatacaacctaTGCTATGTatagtttacctcattgtggaGTTGTACTCCTTTGCTAGCTAGGGTCACAAAATGAGATTTACTCAATGTATACACTCAAGTAGTATTTGCGAGTTTCTTTCGTCatctaaaaaaatttctttaaaaagtgtatattatattttttttttgttatacgGGCTGTTTGTTGTTTTTGCTTACACACAAAAGCTAGTAAAGTACTGAGTAAGTAACACTTCTTAACAAAGTGATATTTCATCGATAAAactctcattttatatattaagtaaATTCATTGTTGCAATCATGCCAAACAAAATTTGTTTGGTTTGAAAATAACAGTGGTATCATTTTTCAAAGTGAAATCAAGTGGCTTAATACAAGGAGGCTTTTTGCACTATTTGTTCGGTATAACAACAAAACACGAAGGAGAAAACATGGAAACCTAAAATTGGGCGCATAGTCTGTCTGGTATTTCAGTTTCCTCTCTTTAACTTGGTTTAGGTAAAAGCACAAAGATCTAAATTTGAGCTCCTTTCCTTAATTTGGCCATTCATGGTGGCTTTTGCTTTTTGAACAACTAATTGGTCGGGTACAACACCAACAATGGGGAATCCCAGGATTACGTACTCCGGATAATTCTTCCTTAATTGATTATCAAAATTTGTGATTTTGCTGTTTCATGTTCATCAAAAGGGTATCTTTGTGTCCCTTAGCTTGTATGGATTACCATTTCTATATGGAGTACATTTTTAGAGAGAATAATGTTTTGCTAGTCAAAAGGTCGTGAGTATAacataaaagtgaaattaattcAGCGTATATTCTCAAATAATGAcagtgagttttttttttttttctcattactCAAATAttgatatgatttttattaaGGAAAATACATTTTTAGTATCTCAATTATTGTctacttttttgttttaattaggTCATACTCCGTATATGTTATTGTAATTTACCTCCTTaatttttcaagaaatttaCAGTTTTAGTCTTTAGagcaacaaaaatattaaattgctTAAGATCAACTTTACTTTGTACATGTGTTTGTTAGTAATCATGTGTGTGTCCATAATCTGGTAAGAACCATGCCTCAAGTGATAACctgtggacaaatccaaaccattgatctagtagatctaacggttgaaaataaacaaaactttgtaatatttattgcAATGaacccgctcattttaaaaatgtataatatttataaaaatggccactcattttaaaaatttataatatttatgaaaaatgactccgctcatttttttacttgatttctcatacATCAGATCTTGTAGATCAATAGTTTGGATTTATATATCCACAAGTTCTCACCTGTGAGTAGTTATCATATGATTAGGATactatatgtctatatatatagaagaaaGTGATCATATGAGAATTTGCTCCCAAGAGAAAACTATGAATCAACCTAAGCATTACATATGAAAAAATAGCATGAttctgttttcaaaaataaaaataaaaatagcatGATTCTAATGAAATTAGAAAAAGTTGTAGTGATGTTTTTGTAAATTTCATCAACTTTAAAGTgcattttttaactctatagaGTGCATTGTTTAATACTATGGAGTATACTTTGTAACACTATAATGTACATTTCTAGATAATCTTGAGAACTTTGCAAAGTGcgctttgattttatttaatgttTTGATTTAATATTTGGTTTATGAGTTCACTAATTACTACTTAGGGTTTAGTATTTACGATTTaggtttaaaatttagtttttttttgttggtatttttaaaagttatctaGAAATGCACTATATATTGTTAAAAAGTGCAccatatactagtattttttatgcgcgattgcaaaaaataggtgcccaatattaatattttatattaaaattttaaatatatttagattttagatatttaaatgattgtaaataataataataatgtaaaacatttttataaattttatatttatattttaagaaataattaacatataacttcaatatataatgtttatatattattattattgaagaagataagaaaatatatgatggatgcatgtgcatggtagcaatagtggaaaagataacggaagttactTGCAAACTTGTACcagttacttgcacttgtaacacattttacttgcaccaaacAGACTGGATGGAATTTGATGAGCCACCTCTGGGATGTAGAAGCCAGGTCTGCAATGACCTTATGGGTGTCTGTATACATCGTGTTGTCTTGCTTGACGGCTTGACGCTTAGTTTGTCGTTGATGGATTGACTGGTTCATTTCCAAAAATAGAGGATAAACCTAATAAATTCCTAAAATTTTCATTTGCTAAGTAAAACCccaatactccgtataatttaatGGTTTTATTTCTCCAAGACTAAAACTACAATTTTAGTTATGGACTAAAAAAATTGGTTattcatgaatttttattttatttttggtacgAATGGCTcttcaaaattgaaatatatattttttagtacaaATTGAACATTGGTAATACGCCACATTAACCTTTAGTAAAAAAGTTTATCCATTTAGCAATGTCCTGTATTTTTTTCAACCTAGTTAATATGACCAAAATATGTATTTACTaaaaaagattttgtttttcctagagaaaagaaaaactagAAAATCGTTACGTATTGGTAAACCtattttccatatttaaaaatagaaatacaTAATAGAAAATACTACAATAAAAAACTTCTAAAAAACATAGAAATGATAGAATTAAAGTAAACACAatgttttttccttcttttttttttataatgcaaGTCTCAAACTATATCATGGATCTCATGAATTACCCCAATTCAATACCtaaatataaaagagtaaatcTTGAGTTGCCCAAATGATTCTAGGTTCCCCTCTACTTGTACACTTCTATACATGAGGTCTTCATTACTCTCATTAATTGGTCAAAGTCCATCAATAACTCATTAGGTCCTACTGGCGTTCAAACTCTACCCTCCACAAAAAGCAAGACTAAATGTTGATTTGTCGACCACTTAAGTTATACCGTGGGGGCATTTTTTTCATTCTATGAAAGAAACATAATAAGAATAAGTCTTGTGTGATATCTTCTCATGTGAGACGTGCaatatattttagttaaaatgtaataattttttataaatctaatataatatatatatatatatatatatatatatatatatatatattatattattttttaactaaaaaatattatgtcTCACATAAGGCAATATTACCTATGACTTATTTGCACAAAGTATACTCTCTTTCTTTTATCAAACATATTGCAACGTTACATACAATACTATACAAATTCATTGTGTTTTTAAAGTAAGTGTTGATATGAATCTTACTCTGTGATTCTTCAATTCAttaactatatatgtataatattgtGATTTTTCTGTTTCTATATAGTTCACAAAAGGATATCTTTATTTCccttttatcaattttcatttctATATAGTGATCGAAGAGAGTTTCTTAAGTATgtcaacaaaatattttcattatatttatcTTAAATAATTGACCAAGTTAGATCAAATTGTGGGAGTAAACTAATACCACTTTCAACATGTCCAAGTTTACTCCGAGTTAATATAGGACCTTAACTAAAATGGGTTAACTAGCTCACCATCTTATTTTGTCTCTCAAATGTGTAAAACTTGACACCCTcacgccccccccccccccccccaaaaaaaaaaaaaaaaaaaNNNNNNNNNNNNNaaaaaaaaaaaaaaaaaaaaaacaaacaaacaaacaaaaacaataataaatatttggctCAAACTCATCACTACTtaatgtcactagaccacaatgtcaTTGGTTAATCGGTAATCATTTCAAAAGAAGAAAgttgatatatatgtatatatagtcgATCACATGTGGTCTGAAGCCATTAGTTTCCCTATAGTACTTATAGGCTGAAGAGTAAATTGAGCAATGCATTTGTATCATGATTTTTTTACAAAGTAGTATCtattctatattttctcaatctatCTTGTGACGTCATTCTGAATGGTAACAGAAGTAACATCACATTACATAGTAGTCGATTCTCTATGGGTTAATTTTATCACTCAAATTGACCATATAACTTGATTTTACAATAACATGACTATTTTAGAAAATTCGATTTGCTCAATAAATATTTGGGGGCTAATATAGTTATTACTTAACTCGAAACATTCTGGTCAACCTAGCCTACTTCTTAAAAATTAAGGAGCTGATATCTTTATTCACGAGCTACCCCATTTTGTACCTAATGAAAATCATATCTATCCACAATCAACTCTTGTCAATTCATTTAATAATTAGTGCTAAATGGACATTTGAGATGAAAAGCCTTAATTTGCGttgtttgtgaattgtgattgcAGTTTCCAATCAAGACGGCATCTTTCTATATAAGGGGAACCCATTCTCCTATTAGTACTTACCATTCACCAACTAAAATAAACCATTCTATACTTTGATGAACTAAGTGTACAATGGCGTTTCAAATGGGGgcttcttttcttctcatcttcTTCTCTTTCACATTCATCTCTATGGTGATTGCAACCCCTAACTATAGGGATGCCCTAGCCAAGTCCATTTTGTTTTTCGAGGGCCAAAGATCCGGAAGAATCCCTAGAGGACAACAAATTACTTGGCGGGGTAGTTCTGGACTCTCGGATGGTTCGCTTGCTCATGTACGTCATTCtgatttttattactttttgtttagtactactgactccaCTGATTTTTATTACTAGCATTCTcgtttaaatatttgataacaTGTTAAAGTAAGATACCATTATTTCCATAGTACATGCTTGTTATGATGAGTTGTTAGTTAGGTGCTTTAATTTCTAGTTGTATGTTATGATGATATGGATAGtggattattttatttattcatttaaagGGACAAGTCTATCAATTGGTGACTGAAAGATTATTGTGGGGAGGTCGGTAAAGagttaaatttatcaattggtAGCTGAGAGATTATTGGATTGAGGCTGAAATTGTCAAGTCCAACACCAGGCAAATTTGATGGCaatctataagaaaataaagctAGAGCCTTACTATAAGCTATATCCTTTGGTTTAATATTAAACACTTGATCCTAACATGGGGTAATTTGGGCACAGGTGGACTTAACCGGAGGGTACTATGACGCCGGAGACAATGTGAAATTCAACTTTCCGATGGCCTACACCACAACTCTGTTGTCATGGAGTGCACTAGAGTATGGCAAAAGAATGGGACCCCAACTACAGAGTACACGGGAGGCGATCCGTTGGGCCACGGACTACCTTCTCAAGTGCGCCAACGCCGCGCCTGGCCGGATCTTCGTCGGCGTGGGCGACCCAAACGCCGACCACAAGTGCTGGGAAAGGCCGGAGGACATGGACACTGTCCGAACCGTCTACTCCATTTCGCCCAGCAATCCCGGGTCGGACGTCGCCGGAGAAATGGCCGCCGCCTTGGCCTCCGCATCCCTGGTTTTCCGCAAGGCCGACCCCGCTTATTCCCGGAAGCTTCTTGGGACCGCAGTCAAAGTGTTCCGTTTTGCAGTTCAGTACAGGGGTTCTTATAGTGATAAACTAGGCTCCGCCGTTTGCCCTTTCTATTGCTCTTATTCCGGCCACCAGGTATTACTTACCGCTCCctctgttttattttgtttgtctggTCAATTAAAGAGATttaattaaagttatttttaattcaatttttctgcTCATTAATTTTTGATTGGCAGGATGAGTTGTTGTGGGGAGCGGCATGGCTCTTAAGAGCAACCAATGACGTTTCATATTACAACTTCATCAACTCCTTGGGAGCCAATGATTCACCGGACATATTCAGTTGGGACAACAAGTATGCTGGTGCCTATGTTCTCCTATCCCGGGTAAGAACAATTAAAGGATATATGAttcgtctcaactaaaagttgtTAATAATTTTGCGGCATGACTTTTACATTAGTTTAACTTTGATCTGATACTAAATGAatgtaaaaacttgtgtgagacagtCTCTCACACAAAGTGTTACCCCTAAATAAAAGAATATGTTCTCTTTCAATTATAAGTCTAAACTAGTTAatctgcacatttatgtttgaTATCATATTGCTACACAAACGCAATGATTCATCTTTTATTTCAATTCTCTGCATAACTGATTAACTGCTGTTGTAATTTggacatttttctctttgcagaGAAGTGTGCTGGGAAATGACAATAGATTTGCTCAATATAGGCAACATGCTGAGGACTTCATGTGCAAAATTCTTCCCAACTCCCCTTACTCTAGTACACAGTACACAAATGGTAACACCAAAACTATCCTCACTACTTTTCTGATTTTTGATTTTGCGGTAACTCAACTGATTATGTCACAGGTAATTTTTTTGATTTCTACTTTATattccataataatattattatatgtggCAGGTGGTCTAATGTACAAGCTACCACAAAGTAATCTCCAATATGTGACATCTATATCATCTTTGGTCACCACATATGCCAAATACATGGCAGCCACTAAACGCACCTTCAACTGTGGGAGCCTCTTGGTTACTTCTAACACTCTTCGAAGCCTTGCCAAAAGACAGGTACGGTATACTATGGATAATATTGCATATACTTTCATATTTTATTCTCAATTGATAtggtatatttatatttgattttaaaaaaaacgaaTTACTGTTTTTATTACATTCcttatattctaataaaatctacattattattttcttaactATCTACATATCTAGAAATctcatatatttaaaattttgagaagcATGAAATTGTTGAGATTCGAGAAAATGACCGAAGCAAGTAcaaaattgtttataaaaatCTCACATACATGTTTATTACGAATTGAACTAGGGCATATGTGATGTAATTTGTACCAAATGCAGTGTATAgatgaaattatgaattaatttttgtgttcaaattttgaaaactaTAGGTG contains these protein-coding regions:
- the LOC116015444 gene encoding endoglucanase 3-like, whose amino-acid sequence is MAFQMGASFLLIFFSFTFISMVIATPNYRDALAKSILFFEGQRSGRIPRGQQITWRGSSGLSDGSLAHVDLTGGYYDAGDNVKFNFPMAYTTTLLSWSALEYGKRMGPQLQSTREAIRWATDYLLKCANAAPGRIFVGVGDPNADHKCWERPEDMDTVRTVYSISPSNPGSDVAGEMAAALASASLVFRKADPAYSRKLLGTAVKVFRFAVQYRGSYSDKLGSAVCPFYCSYSGHQDELLWGAAWLLRATNDVSYYNFINSLGANDSPDIFSWDNKYAGAYVLLSRRSVLGNDNRFAQYRQHAEDFMCKILPNSPYSSTQYTNGGLMYKLPQSNLQYVTSISSLVTTYAKYMAATKRTFNCGSLLVTSNTLRSLAKRQVDYILGENPMKMSFMVGYGTNYPRRIHHRGSSLPSLATHPNSFGCESGFQPFYYTSNANPNILVGAIVGGPNQNDFFPDDRTDYSHSEPATYINAAMVGPLAYFAGR